The sequence below is a genomic window from Ipomoea triloba cultivar NCNSP0323 chromosome 2, ASM357664v1.
aaacccgctctttcttctttgtttatttcatttagtattttttttttgtgtttaatagtgcttttagtgtagtttataaatatataaattttgtatattaatattaaatttaatattattaaaaattgagttaaaaataacttcaagtCAAGTGTGGTTAACCgatacaaacacataaaatgagacggagggagtacattttaacaaataatttattcctaaaTAGTATTATATTCTTGAacataaatattacacattCTAACTTAATAACATTCTTTACTTACTACAATTcgtttagaaattatttatttataataacacAGGTTTCCATTAGTCATTATTTTTTTAGAGCTTCCATTagtcactaatttttttttgaaaggccATTAGTCACTAGTTATTCCTAAACAAATTGAAGTTATTCCTTCTACTGATTAGCGAGCAGAGCATCAGCTGAGTCTTGTATCAACTTCCAAGCGGTGGCCACGTGGTGGTCTTCCGTCAGCGTGGCCCCCACTGCAAACCTCAGCATATACACCCCGCCGGCAATCGTGTGACTCATATACGCACGACCCGTTGAGTTCACACACTCCAGTAGCTTCATGTTCAAAATCTCCGATCCCTTTAACCGAAAGCACACTAACGAAAACACCCTCGGGGCAACAATCTCGAACCTCGGGTCGGATCCTACCAGCCCTTCGAACATCTTGGCCAGCCGGACGTCGGAGCGGATGTGGGTTTGGAGGTTGGCGACGCCGTAGGTGCGGAGGACGAGCCATAACCGGAGCGATCTGAACCGGCGGCTGGTTCCGAGTTGCCAGTCCTTGTAGTCCACCACGGCCTCGTGGTCGCTCCGTTTGTTTCGCAAGTACTCCGGGTAGGTACTCAAAGCCTTGACGAGCGAACCCGGTTCCCGGACCCACAGGCAACAGCAGTCCAGGTAAGTGAGTAGCCACTTGTGTGGACTCAGACTCAGTGAGTCAACTCGTTCGATCCCGTCCAGGTGGTGCCGGAACTCGGGGCATATGCACGCGCTCCCGCCGTACGCGGCGTCCACGTGGACCCAAATGTTGTGCTCCCCCGCCACATCGGAAAGACGACTGACAGGGTCAACGGCGTTCGTGGAAGTGGTCCCCACTGTAGCACAGAGGAAGAGTGGGACCAGCCCCGCTGCCACGTCAGATTCAATTACTCCGCGTAGGGCCACCGGGGATAAAGAGAAATTGGTATCGTGTGAGGTTGGAATTATCCTAATATTGCATGGGAAAATGCCGGCCAACTTGCAAGCTTTTTCATACGTAGAGTGAGTCTGATCGGAGCCATAAACGACGAGCTTTCCAACATTATCATAACCTATGATCCCTAGAGCCCGATCACGGGCGGCAATGAGGGTGCAAAGGATTGCCTCGCTGGTGGTTCCTTGGATAACCCCGCCCCCAGATCCTCCAAACATGAAGGATTTAGGAAGCTTGAGCATATTTCCCAGCCAATCCATAACCACCATTTCTAACTCTGTGGCCGCCGGAGATGCGAGCCAATTGAACCCGACGGAGTTGAAGCATGTGCACAGCATTTCTCCGACGAAAGCCGCAGAGCTTACGGTGGCCGGGAAAAATGCAAAGAAATTGGGGCTTAGCCAATGAGTCATGCCGGGAAGTATATCCTTGTGGACATCGCTCAAAATGGTCTCAAACTCTTCCGGCCGATTCGGTGCCGTCGGCGGCTGACCATTCCGGAGATAACCAGGCTCTACCTGGCTTAGAACAGGGTAACTCTCAATATTATTGTAATAGTCGGCAATAAAGTCGACCATACGATGAGCTTGCCTGCGAAACTCTTCAACATCAAGCGGCTTGAATTCGCCGATAATGTTGGATGTGGATTGTGGGATATTCTTTTCATCAAGACTACCCATTTTCCGGTTACAGTTTGCTGACTATGGAGAAGATCAGAGGATTATATTCTAGGATGAAATATAACAACTAAATGTTACGTTGAAGCTAGGAGAATCTCGTAGGTAGGGAGATTTAAATAAAGTCATGAGGCAGCGAGACAGTTGAATTGGTAGTTGTATATAGACTAGACCACGGTTCGGTTCCTGTCCGGTTCCAGTTCAGAACCGCCGGTTCGCAGTTCTAAGATAGCCGGaatcggaaccggaaccttatattACTGGTTCTTGTCCGGTTCCGGAACCGGCGGTTCCGGCCGGTTCTAACCggacttttatttttatttttatttttatttttttttgttactccATAGCTCCATACTTTAGTatttaatattatgtttatttaGTTTGTTGGTTTTGTTGCAAGTTTGCAACTCGCAAGGGACCAGAGCTGCAGTTGCAacgtatatttatatatataatatataatatataatgaatcctaatcatatgagaactatgcccaagtgagaacgtgaggacaaatctaaaccattgatctgcaagatctgatggaNCAACTTCCAAGCGGTGGCCACGTGGTGGTCTTCCGTCAGCGTGGCCCCCACTGCAAACCTCAGCATATACACCCCGCCGGCAATCGTGTGACTCATATACGCACGACCCGTTGAGTTCACACACTCCAGTAGCTTCATGTTCAAAATCTCCGATCCCTTTAACCGAAAGCACACTAACGAAAACACCCTCGGGGCAACAATCTCGAACCTCGGGTCGGATCCTACCAGCCCTTCGAACATCTTGGCCAGCCGGACGTCGGAGCGGATGTGGGTTTGGAGGTTGGCGACGCCGTAGGTGCGGAGGACGAGCCATAACCGGAGCGATCTGAACCGGCGGCTGGTTCCGAGTTGCCAGTCCTTGTAGTCCACCACGGCCTCGTGGTCGCTCCGTTTGTTTCGCAAGTACTCCGGGTAGGTACTCAAAGCCTTGACGAGCGAACCCGGTTCCCGGACCCACAGGCAACAGCAGTCCAGGTAAGTGAGTAGCCACTTGTGTGGACTCAGACTCAGTGAGTCAACTCGTTCGATCCCGTCCAGGTGGTGCCGGAACTCGGGGCATATGCACGCGCTCCCGCCGTACGCGGCGTCCACGTGGACCCAAATGTTGTGCTCCCCCGCCACATCGGAAAGACGACTGACAGGGTCAACGGCGTTCGTGGAAGTGGTCCCCACTGTAGCACAGAGGAAGAGTGGGACCAGCCCCGCTGCCACGTCAGATTCAATTACTCCGCGTAGGGCCACCGGGGATAAAGAGAAATTGGTATCGTGTGAGGTTGGAATTATCCTAATATTGCATGGGAAAATGCCGGCCAACTTGCAAGCTTTTTCATACGTAGAGTGAGTCTGATCGGAGCCATAAACGACGAGCTTTCCAACATTATCATAACCTATGATCCCTAGAGCCCGATCACGGGCGGCAATGAGGGTGCAAAGGATTGCCTCGCTGGTGGTTCCTTGGATAACCCCGCCCCCAGATCCTCCAAACATGAAGGATTTAGGAAGCTTGAGCATATTTCCCAGCCAATCCATAACCACCATTTCTAACTCTGTGGCCGCCGGAGATGCGAGCCAATTGAACCCGACGGAGTTGAAGCATGTGCACAGCATTTCTCCGACGAAAGCCGCAGAGCTTACGGTGGCCGGGAAAAATGCAAAGAAATTGGGGCTTAGCCAATGAGTCATGCCGGGAAGTATATCCTTGTGGACATCGCTCAAAATGGTCTCAAACTCTTCCGGCCGATTCGGTGCCGTCGGCGGCTGACCATTCCGGAGATAACCAGGCTCTACCTGGCTTAGAACAGGGTAACTCTCAATATTATTGTAATAGTCGGCAATAAAGTCGACCATACGATGAGCTTGCCTGCGAAACTCTTCAACATCAAGCGGCTTGAATTCGCCGATAATGTTGGATGTGGATTGTGGGATATTCTTTTCATCAAGACTACCCATTTTCCGGTTACAGTTTGCTGACTATGGAGAAGATCAGAGGATTATATTCTAGGATGAAATATAACAACTAAATGTTACGTTGAAGCTAGGAGAATCTCGTAGGTAGGGAGATTTAAATAAAGTCATGAGGCAGCGAGACAGTTGAATTGGTAGTTGTATATAGACTAGACCACGGTTCGGTTCCTGTCCGGTTCCAGTTCAGAACCGCCGGTTCGCAGTTCTAAGATAGCCGGaatcggaaccggaaccttatattACTGGTTCTTGTCCGGTTCCGGAACCGGCGGTTCCGGCCGGTTCTAACCggacttttatttttatttttatttttatttttttttgttactccATAGCTCCATACTTTAGTatttaatattatgtttatttaGTTTGTTGGTTTTGTTGCAAGTTTGCAACTCGCAAGGGACCAGAGCTGCAGTTGCAacgtatatttatatatataatatataatatataatgaatcctaatcatatgagaactatgcccaagtgagaacgtgaggacaaatctaaaccattgatctgcaagatctgatggatgagaaatcaagtaaaaaatgagcggggtcattttcataaatattataaacttttaaaatgagcggggtcattttcataaatattacaaaattttgtttatttcaaccgttagatctactagattaatggtttggatttgtccttacgttctcacctgagacatggttctcacctgattaaggaccataatatatatactatgtaatatataatatataatatctatgatatataatatataatatgtaatatatatataatttaataatatatatatatatgtatatttacgATTCCGGTTCCGGAACTGGAACCGAAACTGCCCGTACGGTTCCAGTTCCGGTTCGGTTGAAACAGTAGACGGTTCGattcgaaccgaaccgtggtcatccCTAGTTGTATACTTTTATCAAGTAAGCCTATCATTATCCTTGAAAGAGAGGCTTTAGCAAGATGATTTGGCATGCTAggggattttttcttttttcttttttttttttgagattatACTTAGGTGCAATGCAAGCTTgcttgccaaaaaaaaaataaaaaaaaatgccacaTGACAGCATACCACAAcgtttttgtacttttttttttttttaaattttattattgttttgtaattttatcGTATTGTGatgttaaaattaaagttgaaatagttttgaaaatgaaaaagtataGCATGGATGTAAATAAAATAGTGAATGAATGCCAAATTTAATAATGTGGAGGTGGATATTTCAAGATGGCCTAAGGGGCTTTTGGCTCTCGGGTCGCGTGTGGGTTCTTCTTTAGGTTGGAAATTCAACATTTTTGGGGCAAGTAAAGGGCTTTTGGGTCTCGGGGGCATGATTTAGTGgtcaaaaaattaaagtgtgGTGTAAgatatgtttggtaaaatttatTTGGCAAGCATttttgtgagaccgtctcaccacgagactggtcgggtcgggtcaatgagAAAAAgtgatacttatacgcacaaatatcatacttatatgcttaaatgtaatactaatcaggaataaaatttttgttcctaatgtaatattttttaagggaaaatgtaatacttttgcattttgatttaaaagcattacatttttcttcaaaaagtattataattttccttataagagaaacattacttattatgaaaaatgtaatacttttgatgaaaaatataatacttttacatcaaaatctaaaattattactatacatttttcttcaaaagtattatatttttccttatagttgacaaaaaatttattcctaattagtattacatttgagcatataaatatgacatttgcacgTTGTTccaacccgacccgacccgttttACAAATAAGGAtacgtgagacggtttcacaaaAGTGTGACCCTTATTTTAGAGCTTAGGAGTTTATTTAGGATCCTATAACTTATTttttaagttattaataagctataGCTCTTTTTGGTAATAtcccaaaataagctaatagcttaaaataagagcttattttgaaacgctacgtTAAGCAGCATTTtgaaaataagctagtagctttctatttttttttctttctttatccttattattttaaatagatGACATCCTTTATCCCTCACCATTAAAATTCTTTTAgcattttctctttaatatgTTTGGTTATAATTTCATATTGACATTTGTGTgcttgaatattaatttttgtatgaactactTTTATTAACTATAATcattttgtatgaactaatttgaatatttaattaatgggtTAATAGATCGGATTTTTgacttcattaatcaaagatccgacatgtctcacgaattgagacccgtgagacaaTCTCACGCAAATTTTTGCCTAAAGGATTATGTTAtacgtttttatttttatcactcagaaagaattattttttattatatgagTGTTTACTATATTTTGCAACACTATGAATTATCGCaaagccaatgaccttgtggtctggTGGCACCCAGTTGTACCCGCATATGGAAGGAGTCGGTTCGAGCTCAGTGGAggttttgtgcttcagtaggaaAAAAATtaccgcaaattttactgtgaaccatgcatcaaaacgacgtcgctttgattaatgaaaacaaacatctgaaacggcctccgttccgcgccgttaactttcagtttatatacagtgcaattacctttcaacacaattatagTTTCTTTTCTATATAACTGCATTTTCATTCaatattatatactcaaatatgtgaaactattattcagtttcctttcaacagaactgcagtttcttttataatacactgcagttcctttcaacacaactacaatatcatttcaatataactacagtttcattggataatatacactaaaaatgtgaaactgttattcagtttcattctatatacattgcagtttcctttcaacacaactacagtttcatttcgatataaatacagtttcatttgatatataaaaacaaCTGTCAggcaatatcttttgagataaac
It includes:
- the LOC116011296 gene encoding tryptophan decarboxylase TDC2-like, with protein sequence MGSLDEKNIPQSTSNIIGEFKPLDVEEFRRQAHRMVDFIADYYNNIESYPVLSQVEPGYLRNGQPPTAPNRPEEFETILSDVHKDILPGMTHWLSPNFFAFFPATVSSAAFVGEMLCTCFNSVGFNWLASPAATELEMVVMDWLGNMLKLPKSFMFGGSGGGVIQGTTSEAILCTLIAARDRALGIIGYDNVGKLVVYGSDQTHSTYEKACKLAGIFPCNIRIIPTSHDTNFSLSPVALRGVIESDVAAGLVPLFLCATVGTTSTNAVDPVSRLSDVAGEHNIWVHVDAAYGGSACICPEFRHHLDGIERVDSLSLSPHKWLLTYLDCCCLWVREPGSLVKALSTYPEYLRNKRSDHEAVVDYKDWQLGTSRRFRSLRLWLVLRTYGVANLQTHIRSDVRLAKMFEGLVGSDPRFEIVAPRVFSLVCFRLKGSEILNMKLLECVNSTGRAYMSHTIAGGVYMLRFAVGATLTEDHHVATAWKLIQDSADALLANQ
- the LOC116010113 gene encoding tryptophan decarboxylase TDC2-like, which produces MGSLDEKNIPQSTSNIIGEFKPLDVEEFRRQAHRMVDFIADYYNNIESYPVLSQVEPGYLRNGQPPTAPNRPEEFETILSDVHKDILPGMTHWLSPNFFAFFPATVSSAAFVGEMLCTCFNSVGFNWLASPAATELEMVVMDWLGNMLKLPKSFMFGGSGGGVIQGTTSEAILCTLIAARDRALGIIGYDNVGKLVVYGSDQTHSTYEKACKLAGIFPCNIRIIPTSHDTNFSLSPVALRGVIESDVAAGLVPLFLCATVGTTSTNAVDPVSRLSDVAGEHNIWVHVDAAYGGSACICPEFRHHLDGIERVDSLSLSPHKWLLTYLDCCCLWVREPGSLVKALSTYPEYLRNKRSDHEAVVDYKDWQLGTSRRFRSLRLWLVLRTYGVANLQTHIRSDVRLAKMFEGLVGSDPRFEIVAPRVFSLVCFRLKGSEILNMKLLECVNSTGRAYMSHTIAGGVYMLRFAVGATLTEDHHVATAWKLXHQILQINEYNPLIFSIVSKL